The Balearica regulorum gibbericeps isolate bBalReg1 chromosome 5, bBalReg1.pri, whole genome shotgun sequence genome window below encodes:
- the GNG2 gene encoding guanine nucleotide-binding protein G(I)/G(S)/G(O) subunit gamma-2 has translation MASNNTASIAQARKLVEQLKMEANIDRIKVSKAAADLMAYCEAHAKEDPLLTPVPASENPFREKKFFCVIL, from the exons ATGGCTAGCAACAACACTGCTAGCATAGCGCAAGCCCGCAAGCTGGTGGAGCAGCTGAAGATGGAGGCCAACATTGACAGGATAAAG GTGTCAAAAGCGGCAGCAGACCTGATGGCGTACTGCGAAGCCCACGCCAAGGAGGACCCCCTATTGACCCCTGTCCCGGCTTCAGAAAACCCCTTTAGAGAGAAGAAGTTCTTCTGCGTGATCCTGTAA